The nucleotide sequence ATCCGCCTATTCAGCCCATCATCGAATAACTCCAAGCCCCTATTCACGGCGTAGGGTAGGAGAGGATTAATGCGCCTCGGTTGATGCATTTCCAGAAACAAGACTAACCTGTTAACCATGGATTGAAATTAATGCGGAAATAATTAAAGATTACTAATTACCTGGCGGATGCCGCAACTCTCTCGGCGTCATCCCTATGCTTGACGGCGAAGCTCTTCAAGTCGCCCGCAGCCGCCGCAATTATTTCCTCGGCCAAGCACTCCTCAAGGGGCTTGGGATTATTATGAGCGCACTCCCTAGCGCCCTGCGCTAGCCACCTAATAGCTATATCAAGCCTCCTTGCCGGCGTTACATCCACGGCAACGGGGTAAGCGATTCCTCCATAAATGACCCTCGTAACCTCCTCCCTCGGAGCGGAGTTAACGACTGCATCAACGAGGACCTGGAGGGGATTCTTCCCCGTCGCCAAGTAAATTATGTCGAACGACCTCTTCACGACGCCGTACACCTTATGCTTCTTCCCAGCATTCTTGCCTGGGTGAAGCAATGCATTCATAAGCCTCTCAACGATGGGCATCCTCTCCTTCCCGAACCTCCTCTTCTGGTTCCTGCCCTCCGTGTGGGGGAGAATCATTGGCTTGAGGCACATGTACCTCCTGAGGCCTGGATCCCTTATCACCACATCCTCATACGTCCACTTCCCGAATAGCCTTATGGGTTCATCGCTGAGAGTCCTCACTATTCTTGGACACTCCTCTATTATCTGGGCGCCAGCCACTTGATAAACGGTGGTCTCCTTCGATAATTGTTGTCCCTGATCGCTCATTACGGGCCTTCCCCATGCTGAATTAATAAACATTATGTCGATGAAGCCCAATCATTGCAAAGCTCCAAGTCCCCCGTGTAGATAATGCTTCGACCGCTTAACCTGAATGACTTGACCCAGATAGAGACGCCGGCATTGATCGCATCACGAAGAGCCGCGGAGAAGGCTGGATCCATTCCCCAATTCGGGGCGAAGCACTTGGCCCTCCTCATCACGAGGAACATGACGAGTCCCTCAACTCCCCCCTCCCTCAACTCCTTGAGCAGCTTCATGTGATTAGTTCCCCTCCTCGTTGGGGCATCGGGAAAGAGTGCTTTCCCATTAATGGTTAATGTGCAGCCCTTCACCTCAACATAGGTGCTTCCCCACAGGAAGTCAAGCCTATGATGTCCGATCTTCACCTCCCTCTGGAGCTTGCCTGGAAGGAAGTGTGACGCTATTATGGAATGTATTCCACTATCTATCACCACCCACTCCCCTGAATCGCTGCTCCAAGCCGCCGCAATCCTGCAATTGGTCTTTTCCCCCCTCCAATCCCTAATCAAGACCTTATTGCCTGGGTACACTAGGTCCAGTAGTCTCCCGGGATCATGTAGGTGACATGCCCCGCTCCCGGTTAATACCGTGAATCTATTGGGCCTATCAATTATCACCTCCTCACGTAGTTCTGGGAACGTGTAGACAACGTCGCCAACACTCATTTCAGTAGGCGTAGGAGTTAATGTTTATAAACGCCGATACTCATTCTCCAATTATGGGCAAGATAAGGCCTAGGTACATAAAGAGGGCGGCTGAAGAGTTGATATCGCGATATGGGGACAAGGCATCCAAGGACTTCGAGGCCAATAAGGAACTAGTTAATGCAGTTGCCAGGGTTCCCTCCAAGAGGATAAGGAATAAGATAGCCGGCTACGTGACTCACATCATCCGCGCCCAGTCCGAGGAACCGGAGGAGGAGACGCCTAAATTGGAGGTGGGCGAGTAATGGTTCAGAAGGGGGATTACATTCTCCTGGAGTACACAGTCACCACTAAAGATGATGGGAAAATAGTGGAGACCACGGTTGAGGACGTGGCGAAGCAGGCCAATATATATAATCCAGATGAGGTATATGGCCCCCGCCTAATAGTGGTCGGCGAAACCAAGCTATTCGAACCATTAGAGCAAGCAATATTAGCTGCTGATGAGGGCGGCGAAGTCAATGTGGAGGTTCCGCCCGATAAGGCGTTCGGCGAGAGGGATCAAGGCAAGGTCAAGACACTATCCATTAGGGAGTTCTATAAGTATGGGAAGATACCGAAGCCAGGCGATGTGGTTGAGATGGATGGGCAACAGGCAAGAGTGATAAGCATATCGAGCGGCAGGGCAATACTTGACTTCAATCACCCCCTGGCCGGCAGGACCTTAATTATACGGGGTAAAATAGTGAAGAAGCTGGCCACTGACGAGGAGAAGGCGAAGCAGATAGTTAAGGTTTACTTGCCGCGCGTGGAGTTAAGCGAGATCGATGTTAAGGTGGATAAGGACTCCAAGGTGATCACGGTTAAATTGCCTCCGAGCACCTTATTCATAGATAAGGTAGGCACCGTTAAGTTAAGGATAGCGGAGGATTTAGCGGAGAAGTTCGGGGCCGAGAAGATCCAATTCATTGATGAGATAACGGTGAAGAAGGAACAACCGAAGGAGCAGCAAAGCCAAGAGCCACAACAGGCAAGCGAGGCAGGTGCCCAGAATGCTTAAGCCAAACACAAAGAATCTAGAGACCGGCACAACCACTGTGGGGATAGTTGCTAGGGATGCAGTGGTTCTAGCGACTGATAGGAGAGTCACGGCTGGGTACTACATAGCTCACAGGAAGGGTAGAAAGATTTGGAAAATAGATGATCATGTGGCGGCCACCATGAGCGGCGGCGTCGCCGATGTCCAAAAGATACTGGAGGCGCTCACCCTTCAAGCAATGGATTACAAGATACGCACCGGCCTCCCGATCCCAATAAGGACGCTGGCGAATTACGCATCAGTGGTTATGTTCTCCAGCAGGCCCTACATATTCATAGCCCACATGATACTTGGCGGAGTAACCAATGCGGAGGGACCAGTTCTCTACACAATTGATTGGTATGGCTCCGTCACGGAGGAGCATAGATTCGCCTCGACGGGCAGCGGCTCCCCGACAGCGTTCGGCGTGTTGGAGGATGGGTATAGGGATGGAATTGATGTTGATGATGCGATCAAGCTGGGAATAAGGGCTGTAAAGGCAGCCATGATGCATGATCCAGCCAGCGGCGAGGGCGTCGACGTGATAACCATAACTCCCCGAGATGGTTATAAGGAAATAGATAACTCACGGTACCAGTGAAGCCTCATAACTCCCTAAATGCATCCATAATCGCTTCTCCAGCCCTAATCGCGGACTCATTAATTGCGCTGGATGGGAGGAACCTTCCCCCAAGCTTATTGCTTGTTATCAATAAGCAAGCAGCCCTAACCCCCCTTATCCCGGCAATTGTTAATAAGGCACCACACTCCATCTCCACCCCCGCGATCCCTAGCCCCCCTAGATCAATGCTTAACCTATTCTCAGCGTAGAAAGCATCGCTGCTGAATACGATGCCCTCCCTATACCGAAGCCCTTGTTTCTCCATCGATCTAGCCAACGCCAAGAATAATGCTGCATCAGGAGAAGCCGGGTACGCGACGCGCCCCAGGTACTGCTCATATAACCCGCCCGGCAAATACGATGCCCCCCTNGCCAGGAGGTACTCACCAGGCTCTGTGAGAATGCCTCCAACGGTGCCGAGCCTCACGAAGTTCCGTGCCCCTAATTGAATTAATTCCTCCATAACTATTGATGCCGAGGGCGCCCCAACGCCATGGGCCGCAAGGGTCACATCAATGCCGCCCCTCGACCCGGTAATCACTAGGAATCCTCGGTTCTTATTAACCACTCGTGGATGAGTCAATAGGTCGGCCAACCGCTTCACTCTAGCTGGATCACCAGCCATTATAACGCTGTCAGCTATATTTCCCCTCTTAGCCTTTATATGTATTGGACTCACTCAACATCGCCTCCCCTTCTCCGTAATTCCTTCCTCAAGTAATTCACGGTCCTCTCCACCTCCATCCGCGCCTCCTCCTCATTACTGGAGCTGGCATATACGTGTATCTCCAGAAATGGAGAGCCAATCTCATGCCCCTTTGGGTGGCTCTTTATGTAAACCCTATTCCCCATCCTCATCGCCTTCTCTATTATTGGTGCGGCCTCGGCCTCCGGCACCCCCTTAACTGTGAAGCTCGCCTCAACGAATCTAGGCCTAGGTCCAATGCTCATTAACCTCGGCTCCACGTGTTCCTCAAACATTCCCTGCATCTCGGCTGGGACGCCTGGCAGGGCCACTATTATGGATTGCCACTCCCTCACCCATATCCCGGGAGCAGTGCCAACGGGGTTAGGTATGGCCTCGGCGCCCCGCGGCATCATGGCCTGCTTCAGCCTAGGAGGAGTTAATTCAAGCCCCTTCTCGAGGAACTTAGCCTTAACCAGATTCAGCGCCTCATCATTGACAACGTACTCCCTATTCAGCGCCTTGGCGAGGGATTCGCTTGTCTTATCATCAAACGTGGGTCCAAGACCCCCCGTCGACACTATGAGCTCTATTCCGCGGCTTAAGGCATCCCTGAATACCTCAATCTCCTCCGCATCCTCATCCGGTATCGAGATTTCCCTCCTCACTTCATACCCAAGCACAGTTAATTTCCTCGCCAACCAAGCGGCGTTAGTATTAATTGTCTTGCCTATCAATAACTCATTCCCAATGGATAATATCCATGCCCTCATCGAGTTCCAAGACTTCCTCAGCCCTATTTATAGGTTGCCGAATGAATTAAGGTTTTTAATTGCGGAACCGAATTACCCCTCATGGAGTACCTAGTGCTGATTTGNCCGCGATGCGGTCGCCCATCAGCGGCGAGGACGGGGTCCCGGAGCCATGAGTGCCCCTACTGTGGTTTCATGTTTCCAGTTGCCAATGCATCGCTCGTGGGCAAGGCATCATCTGGGAGAGAGGCGCGGGAAATAATTAGGCAACTACTGGATAGTGGGAAGAGCGATTCAGGTAAGGGAGTCCCTAATTAATTAGGTATATTAATTCCTGGGCTTTGGTTCCTGGCCCTTGGCAATATTATGAAAGGATTCAGCTATTGCCCTGGCGCGCTCATGGAACGCATCGACCAGTTCCACTAGTCTCCCCCGCACTTGCTCCGGCGGCTTCACGGAGTAAACATAGGTGTAGCCTCCATTCCTCGCAAGCACGGGTCTCCTATTGGCTAGGCCTAGTTGCACGAATTTTATGAGTGATCTCTCGACTGTGCTGCGGGACTTGGACACCGCATTAGCGACCTCGGCGACAGTCATGGTGNCCCCCCTGCTGAGCACTCCATAGATCTCTATTTCAGTTGAGGAGAGGCCGAAGATGCATTTCAATAAATCCTCCTCGCCGAATCTCTCCACCAATTCATCGGCTTCTTTTTCCTTTATTGAGACAAGTGACACCACCAATTATCACCAATAATAGCGTCACAATCCTCTCTTATAAATGTTTTGCATACGAATCAATTACGGGGAAATAAGCGGCGCGACGAGTATCGAACAAGACAATACA is from Thermocladium sp. ECH_B and encodes:
- a CDS encoding peptidylprolyl isomerase yields the protein MVQKGDYILLEYTVTTKDDGKIVETTVEDVAKQANIYNPDEVYGPRLIVVGETKLFEPLEQAILAADEGGEVNVEVPPDKAFGERDQGKVKTLSIREFYKYGKIPKPGDVVEMDGQQARVISISSGRAILDFNHPLAGRTLIIRGKIVKKLATDEEKAKQIVKVYLPRVELSEIDVKVDKDSKVITVKLPPSTLFIDKVGTVKLRIAEDLAEKFGAEKIQFIDEITVKKEQPKEQQSQEPQQASEAGAQNA
- a CDS encoding proteasome subunit beta, with amino-acid sequence MLKPNTKNLETGTTTVGIVARDAVVLATDRRVTAGYYIAHRKGRKIWKIDDHVAATMSGGVADVQKILEALTLQAMDYKIRTGLPIPIRTLANYASVVMFSSRPYIFIAHMILGGVTNAEGPVLYTIDWYGSVTEEHRFASTGSGSPTAFGVLEDGYRDGIDVDDAIKLGIRAVKAAMMHDPASGEGVDVITITPRDGYKEIDNSRYQ
- a CDS encoding damage-inducible protein CinA — encoded protein: MRAWILSIGNELLIGKTINTNAAWLARKLTVLGYEVRREISIPDEDAEEIEVFRDALSRGIELIVSTGGLGPTFDDKTSESLAKALNREYVVNDEALNLVKAKFLEKGLELTPPRLKQAMMPRGAEAIPNPVGTAPGIWVREWQSIIVALPGVPAEMQGMFEEHVEPRLMSIGPRPRFVEASFTVKGVPEAEAAPIIEKAMRMGNRVYIKSHPKGHEIGSPFLEIHVYASSSNEEEARMEVERTVNYLRKELRRRGGDVE
- a CDS encoding 30S ribosomal protein S7, giving the protein MVRTLSDEPIRLFGKWTYEDVVIRDPGLRRYMCLKPMILPHTEGRNQKRRFGKERMPIVERLMNALLHPGKNAGKKHKVYGVVKRSFDIIYLATGKNPLQVLVDAVVNSAPREEVTRVIYGGIAYPVAVDVTPARRLDIAIRWLAQGARECAHNNPKPLEECLAEEIIAAAAGDLKSFAVKHRDDAERVAASAR